The following proteins come from a genomic window of Lachnoclostridium phytofermentans ISDg:
- the spoVG gene encoding septation regulator SpoVG, which produces MQITDVRVRRVSKEGKMKAVVSITLDNEFVVHDIKVIEGEKGLFIAMPSRKAGDGEYRDIAHPINSITRDKIQSIILEKYELAALEGNIEEAE; this is translated from the coding sequence ATGCAGATCACGGATGTAAGAGTACGTAGGGTTAGTAAGGAAGGTAAGATGAAGGCAGTGGTTTCAATTACCTTAGACAATGAATTTGTAGTACATGACATCAAGGTAATTGAAGGAGAGAAGGGGCTCTTCATTGCAATGCCTAGTCGAAAAGCTGGAGACGGGGAGTATCGGGACATCGCGCATCCGATTAACTCTATCACTAGAGATAAGATTCAGAGTATTATACTAGAAAAATACGAACTCGCTGCTTTGGAAGGTAATATAGAAGAGGCAGAATAG
- a CDS encoding polysaccharide deacetylase family protein: MRRRRRRNRKLLYALQISWIVLAITATIVIITQSSKWFGNGDNAEVNAAGTIDNNGEPNGPTDQDSSGDIHTGTPTPEVTITPTVSPEGSGNQAEGDGTGQVTPSITPGVGDNDETTNQGETTTPVDNDDSSASTSNSDRVIDPDKPMVALTFDDGPYPPVTKRILETLEKNDARATFFVMGNRVDTYGDTLKLVHDAGNQIGNHSYSHKDLTKLDQKGIEHEVDYSNELINEKANVGDAYLRPPYGAKSEKVSQYVKVPMIAWCVDTLDWQSRDKNKVFEEVKRSVSDGAIVLMHDLYPSTADAIELIVPWLVKQGYQVVTVEEMFKAKGIELEPGKIYYNAK; the protein is encoded by the coding sequence GTGAGACGTCGTAGAAGAAGAAATAGAAAATTATTGTATGCATTACAAATATCTTGGATTGTACTTGCTATTACAGCAACGATTGTAATAATAACACAAAGTAGTAAGTGGTTTGGAAATGGAGATAACGCGGAAGTGAATGCGGCAGGTACCATTGATAATAATGGAGAGCCAAATGGACCAACGGACCAAGATTCCTCCGGTGATATACATACCGGTACACCAACACCAGAAGTCACGATTACCCCTACAGTTTCACCAGAGGGAAGTGGTAATCAGGCAGAAGGAGATGGTACTGGGCAGGTTACTCCAAGTATAACACCTGGTGTGGGAGATAATGATGAGACTACGAACCAAGGAGAAACAACAACTCCTGTGGATAACGATGACTCTAGTGCATCTACCAGTAACTCTGATCGTGTAATTGATCCAGATAAGCCAATGGTTGCGTTAACATTTGATGATGGCCCATATCCACCGGTAACAAAGAGAATTCTAGAAACATTAGAAAAAAACGATGCAAGAGCTACCTTTTTTGTTATGGGAAATCGTGTGGATACCTATGGTGATACATTAAAGCTGGTTCATGATGCAGGAAACCAAATCGGTAACCATTCTTACAGCCATAAGGATTTAACAAAGCTTGATCAAAAAGGTATTGAACACGAAGTGGATTATTCCAACGAGTTAATTAATGAAAAGGCAAATGTAGGAGATGCATATCTTCGTCCTCCTTATGGAGCTAAAAGTGAAAAAGTATCTCAGTATGTCAAAGTACCTATGATTGCATGGTGCGTAGATACGTTAGACTGGCAATCAAGAGACAAGAATAAAGTATTTGAAGAGGTTAAGAGAAGTGTAAGTGACGGTGCCATTGTTCTTATGCATGATTTATATCCTTCCACTGCAGATGCAATTGAATTAATAGTTCCATGGTTAGTTAAACAGGGATATCAAGTTGTAACCGTTGAAGAAATGTTTAAAGCCAAAGGAATTGAGTTAGAACCAGGTAAGATTTATTACAATGCAAAATAA
- the pth gene encoding aminoacyl-tRNA hydrolase, translating into MYIIIGLGNPTREYEATRHNIGFDAITRLADDNNISLDTKKHKAICGKGMIGGEKVILAKPQTYMNLSGESVRELIDFYKVTKEEIIVIYDDISLDVGQLRIRTKGSAGGHNGIKNIIAHLGSDEFCRIKIGVGDKPKNWDLADYVLARFPKEEEPAIREALEKVSKACETILRDGAKVAMNLFNKKEINT; encoded by the coding sequence ATGTATATCATTATAGGTTTAGGAAATCCAACAAGGGAATATGAGGCAACAAGACACAACATAGGGTTTGATGCTATAACGCGATTAGCGGATGATAATAATATTTCACTTGATACAAAAAAGCATAAAGCAATCTGCGGGAAGGGAATGATTGGTGGAGAAAAAGTAATCTTGGCAAAACCGCAGACCTATATGAATTTAAGTGGAGAAAGTGTTAGGGAATTAATAGATTTTTATAAAGTTACAAAGGAAGAGATCATTGTAATTTATGATGACATCAGTTTGGATGTAGGTCAGCTCCGAATTCGAACCAAAGGAAGTGCTGGTGGTCATAATGGAATTAAGAATATCATTGCTCATTTAGGTTCCGACGAATTTTGTCGCATTAAAATTGGGGTTGGTGATAAACCAAAAAATTGGGATTTAGCGGATTATGTATTGGCACGTTTCCCAAAAGAAGAAGAGCCTGCGATAAGAGAAGCATTAGAAAAAGTTTCGAAGGCGTGTGAGACTATCCTTAGAGATGGAGCAAAAGTAGCGATGAATCTTTTTAATAAAAAAGAGATAAACACATAA